The Elgaria multicarinata webbii isolate HBS135686 ecotype San Diego chromosome 4, rElgMul1.1.pri, whole genome shotgun sequence genome contains a region encoding:
- the DACT2 gene encoding dapper homolog 2, translating to MLLGRQQQQQRPGGWDRCRVSERLQAALAGLQELQVLREKQRALVSGALAMPRAAEGSKEQRLEATLTALKEQLSRLRRQDVGLKTHLDQLDQQISELKLDVGKTSIEYLDSDSRPSSGFYELSDGGSCSLSNSCTSVFSESISSSHASLLPSSQHPKTRVSIFDYRPKSADETTVHTQFQQQGAYSTDGCQIKVCPEVSGTPTRSRPRPVSTGDLERLTMADAAFPNVIDPKSFPPLYPGGEFQFYCVDPKYQSDLVSKSGNDVYPYPSPLHAVALQSPLFSLTEPPSEMEGCLLPNKTAPNAVGPSLIRTRTVIESRPGGYINKLLQLTRYRGNHQADASERCPTKNQPFTMFQRLIITPSAGGVKINSSSSQLEKQGSSLPSNKAEGKLPRREMLERDCAKQQGTVHCVNVEQTATMVPAESSLAVNGCCPAKSSVRDSPLTEAGESSLELSSSSSPLGTEDSSPSPQNTHVAPAKKSHKKSVSGVKAGGHELAPQGEFVHARFVPAESHQVRVRFANSKMKSVKVKRRNSEKVLRPAKQIFHVEKPRGGHHVAAKLPVEWNLPQRQFRGRNLMRRPTFAGETTARSCSESSLYPVPFRIPQGPSGPELYQASTNALYSLEAAYIDTSSKKKHRKWQSTVEISAKTHVASLSTGFSLGPPRQQAKRPGLVRAVTMRARSKNRHPLRPGTYAKSESDHSEYSAECASLFHSTIAETSEGEASDYTANRFGDSESSESDSVGSSNGSSLTLDYDDEADEQDLIWPDTSTRPSATVQASSKSLPPVPKLCRIKASKALKKKIRRFQPASLKVMTMV from the exons TCACGTCTAAGGAGACAAGATGTTGGACTGAAAACCCACCTGGATCAGCTGGACCAGCAAATTAGTGAACTGAAGCTGGATGTAGGCAAAACTTCCATTGAGTACCTTGACAGTGACAGCAGACCCAGTTCAG GCTTTTATGAACTTAGTGATGGAGGCTCCTGCTCCCTATCCAATTCCTGTACTTCTGTCTTCAGTGAATCCATTTCCTCTTCCCATGCCAGTCTGTTGCCAAGTTCTCAGCATCCCAAAACCCGTGTCAGCATCTTTGATTACCGCCCCAAATCTGCAGATGAAACCACAGTACACACCCAGTTCCAGCAACAGGGAGCCTATAGCACTGATGGATGCCAAATCAAAGTTTGCCCTGAAGTTTCAGGGACTCCTACCAGGTCTAGGCCAAGACCTGTTTCCACAG GTGACCTTGAAAGACTCACCATGGCAGATGCGGCATTTCCTAACGTCATTGATCCCAAATCCTTTCCTCCGCTTTATCCGGGAGGAGAATTCCAGTTCTATTGTGTGGATCCCAAATACCAGAGCGACTTGGTCTCTAAAAGTGGAAATGATGTTTATCCGTACCCCAGCCCACTTCATGCTGTAGCTTTACAAAGTCCACTTTTCTCTTTGACGGAGCCACCGTCTGAAATGGAGGGCTGTCTTTTGCCTAACAAAACTGCCCCTAACGCCGTTGGGCCCAGTTTGATTAGAACTCGGACAGTCATCGAGTCCAGGCCAGGGGGTTATATCAACAAACTGCTCCAGCTGACACGCTACAGAGGAAACCATCAGGCAGACGCCAGTGAGAGGTGTCCAACAAAGAACCAGCCATTCACAATGTTCCAGAGACTCATTATAACCCCCAGTGCTGGTGGAGTGAaaattaacagcagcagcagccagctggAAAAACAAGGGAGCTCACTGCCCAGTAACAAAGCAGAGGGGAAGCTGCCGAGGAGGGAGATGCTTGAAAGGGACTGTGCCAAACAGCAGGggactgtgcactgtgtgaatgTCGAGCAGACAGCTACCATGGTTCCTGCTGAGTCTTCATTGGCTGTGAATGGCTGTTGTCCTGCCAAGTCATCTGTGAGGGACTCTCCCCTAACAGAAGCAGGGGAAAGCAGCCTGGAGCTCAGCTCTTCCAGCTCACCGCTTGGAACCGAGGATTCGAGCCCCAGTCCCCAAAACACTCATGTTGCCCCAGCCAAGAAATCCCACAAGAAATCTGTCAGTGGCGTCAAGGCAGGGGGTCACGAACTCGCACCTCAAGGGGAATTCGTTCATGCCAGGTTTGTCCCTGCAGAATCCCATCAGGTCAGGGTAAGGTTTGCTAACTCTAAAATGAAGTCCGTGAAGGTAAAGAGGAGAAACAGTGAGAAGGTGCTGAGGCCGGCGAAGCAGATTTTTCATGTGGAAAAGCCACGGGGAGGTCACCATGTTGCCGCCAAGCTGCCTGTTGAGTGGAACCTGCCTCAGAGACAGTTCAGGGGAAGGAACCTCATGAGGAGGCCTACTTTTGCTGGGGAAACCACAGCTCGGTCTTGTTCAGAGTCCAGCCTCTACCCTGTACCATTCAGAATCCCTCAAGGACCCTCTGGGCCTGAACTATACCAGGCATCCACTAACGCTCTCTATTCCCTCGAAGCAGCCTATATAGACACATCCTCCAAGAAGAAGCACCGCAAGTGGCAGTCCACGGTGGAAATCTCCGCCAAAACCCATGTTGCCAGTCTTTCTACTGGCTTTTCCTTGGGGCCACCAAGGCAGCAGGCAAAGAGACCGGGGCTTGTGCGCGCTGTAACAATGAGAGCACGTTCGAAGAACCGCCACCCCCTGCGTCCTGGAACTTACGCCAAAAGTGAGTCGGACCACTCCGAGTACTCTGCAGAGTGCGCATCACTCTTCCACTCCACCATTGCCGAGACCAGTGAAGGGGAAGCCAGTGACTATACAGCCAACCGCTTTGGGGACAGCGAGTCCAGCGAAAGTGACTCTGTGGgtagcagcaatggcagcagcctGACTCTTGACTATGATGACGAAGCCGATGAGCAGGATCTGATCTGGCCTGACACTTCCACCAGGCCATCAGCCACGGTTCAGGCCTCATCCAAGTCTCTTCCGCCTGTGCCCAAGCTCTGCCGCATCAAAGCTTCAAAGGCCCTAAAGAAGAAGATTCGGAGATTCCAGCCTGCCTCTCTGAAAGTGATGACCATGGTTTAA